A window of Orenia marismortui DSM 5156 contains these coding sequences:
- the selB gene encoding selenocysteine-specific translation elongation factor: MKKNLIIGTAGHIDHGKTTLIKALTGIDTDRLVAEKKRGISIELGFSYLELSNGLQLGIIDVPGHEKFIKNMLAGAGGVDLALLVVAADEGFMPQTEEHLAILELLNVEEGIIVVTKSDLVEREWLELVIEEIKEEIKGSFLEGAPILSISAVAGQGIDSLKSELERMTAKITNKDQRGNVYLPIDRVFSLSGHGTIITGTLLKGSIKVGEKLRVYPQGIESRVRSIEVHNQEVEVAYPGQRVGINLAGVDREQLNRGDVLATIDTLVATKYLHAQLKLLSTAPLVLESGQRIRLHLGAKEVLGRVHLLNQKELYPGETALVEFKLEEEVVANSKEPYILRRYSPMTTIGGGEILDNNPTLHRKFDDKVIETLEIKAKGSLEERIELELKLSDHRPLLVSDLIKKTSLDARRLNSTLLDLKARRQAIELKTGIESTWLHIEHYLSLKAETLKNLEEYHQQYPLRLGMAKEELRTKLALKLSVNEYDLILEELEQKEKIEVNSSLVKLREFKVKLNLKEEKIKEEIIKTYQEAGFIPPKIEEVIDRFREESLVKDIVDLLVEREELIKINSEIYMHDQYFRRSEKILKDYLEEEGEIELREFRDLLKSSRKYTQLLLEYFDQQGLTKRIGDQRILL, from the coding sequence GTGAAGAAGAATTTAATTATTGGAACTGCAGGACATATTGATCATGGTAAAACTACCTTAATTAAAGCTTTAACAGGAATAGATACAGATAGATTGGTAGCAGAAAAGAAGAGAGGTATTTCTATTGAATTAGGCTTTAGTTATTTAGAATTATCTAATGGCTTACAGCTAGGGATTATTGATGTTCCAGGCCATGAAAAATTTATTAAGAATATGTTGGCTGGGGCAGGTGGGGTTGATTTAGCATTATTAGTAGTAGCTGCTGATGAAGGTTTTATGCCTCAGACTGAGGAGCATTTAGCAATTTTAGAGCTATTAAATGTAGAAGAAGGGATTATAGTAGTTACTAAAAGTGATCTGGTAGAAAGAGAATGGTTAGAATTGGTGATCGAAGAGATTAAAGAAGAAATTAAGGGGAGTTTTTTAGAAGGAGCACCTATCTTGTCGATCTCAGCAGTCGCAGGTCAGGGAATAGATAGCTTAAAAAGTGAGCTAGAAAGGATGACAGCTAAAATTACTAACAAGGATCAAAGAGGGAATGTCTATCTTCCTATTGATAGAGTCTTCTCTTTATCTGGGCATGGAACTATTATTACTGGAACTTTGCTTAAAGGAAGTATAAAGGTAGGAGAGAAGCTTAGAGTCTATCCTCAAGGAATAGAATCAAGAGTACGTAGTATAGAGGTACATAATCAAGAGGTTGAGGTTGCCTACCCTGGACAGAGAGTAGGAATAAATTTGGCTGGAGTGGATAGAGAGCAATTAAATAGAGGAGATGTTCTAGCTACTATAGATACTTTAGTAGCTACTAAATATCTTCATGCTCAATTAAAATTGCTATCTACTGCTCCATTAGTTCTAGAGTCTGGGCAGCGGATTAGACTACATTTAGGAGCAAAAGAAGTATTAGGGAGAGTACATTTATTGAATCAAAAAGAGTTGTATCCTGGGGAGACTGCTTTGGTAGAGTTTAAATTAGAGGAAGAGGTAGTAGCAAATTCTAAAGAGCCTTATATTCTAAGGCGTTATTCTCCAATGACCACAATCGGTGGTGGTGAGATTTTAGATAATAATCCTACTCTTCACCGCAAATTTGATGATAAAGTAATTGAGACTTTAGAAATTAAGGCTAAAGGAAGTTTGGAAGAAAGAATAGAACTAGAGTTAAAGCTCTCTGACCATAGACCTTTATTAGTTTCAGATTTAATTAAAAAAACAAGCCTAGATGCTAGAAGGCTGAATTCAACCTTGTTAGATTTAAAAGCTCGAAGGCAGGCTATAGAATTGAAAACAGGTATAGAATCAACTTGGCTACATATTGAGCATTATCTGAGCTTAAAAGCAGAAACATTAAAAAATTTAGAAGAGTATCATCAACAGTATCCTTTGAGATTGGGAATGGCTAAAGAAGAATTAAGAACTAAGCTTGCTCTTAAATTATCTGTTAATGAATATGATCTTATATTAGAGGAATTAGAACAGAAGGAGAAGATAGAGGTAAATAGTTCTTTAGTAAAATTAAGAGAATTTAAAGTTAAATTAAATCTAAAGGAAGAGAAAATTAAGGAGGAAATCATTAAAACTTATCAAGAAGCTGGATTTATCCCTCCTAAAATAGAAGAAGTAATAGATAGGTTTAGAGAAGAAAGCCTAGTAAAAGATATAGTTGATCTGTTAGTTGAAAGAGAAGAGTTAATTAAAATTAATAGTGAAATATATATGCATGATCAATATTTTAGAAGAAGTGAAAAGATACTTAAAGATTATTTAGAAGAAGAAGGAGAGATTGAGTTAAGAGAATTTAGAGATCTATTAAAGAGTAGCCGCAAATATACACAGTTATTATTGGAATACTTTGATCAACAAGGCCTTACTAAGCGGATTGGTGATCAGAGAATATTACTATAG
- the selA gene encoding L-seryl-tRNA(Sec) selenium transferase codes for MEDKRRSYLREIPAVNDLLAEDLGQELIAEYGHQLLVEEIRSLLGRLRKKILDASLAELEAKLIDLRKSKILKEVREELRVQKSSKLMPVINATGVVIHTNLGRSLLSQSAQVALEQVSKNYSTLEVDRVSGERGSRYEVVEGILKELTGAEAALVVNNNAAAVLLILSTLAKDKEVIISRGQLVEIGGSFRIPAVMEQSGAELKEVGCTNKVHLTDYQEAIREETALILKVHTSNYKVVGFTKEASLKELVNLAHHYDLPVIEDLGSGSLVDLRPWGLSYEPTVQESIAAGVDILSFSGDKLLGGPQAGIIVGKKKYIDQMKEHQLNRALRVDKFTLAALEATLAEYRNLAGVQQRIPTLKMLTISLEELKAKAEDLLLLLRNQLSSDFKVELRRGNSQVGGGAYPTERLETYVIDLSSEKYSVQDLAQSLRLNNPPIFTRIYQDALIFDLRTIQEEDFEQIAKAFEEILREE; via the coding sequence ATGGAAGATAAAAGAAGGTCTTATTTAAGAGAAATTCCAGCTGTGAATGATTTATTAGCCGAAGATTTAGGTCAAGAGTTAATAGCAGAATATGGCCATCAGTTACTGGTAGAAGAGATCAGATCTTTATTAGGTCGATTAAGGAAGAAGATATTAGATGCCAGTTTAGCAGAGTTAGAAGCTAAGTTAATTGATCTAAGGAAGAGCAAAATCTTAAAAGAAGTTAGAGAAGAACTTAGAGTTCAGAAAAGTTCTAAGCTAATGCCTGTAATTAATGCTACTGGTGTAGTAATCCATACAAATCTTGGTCGTTCCCTCTTATCTCAGTCTGCTCAAGTGGCTTTAGAACAGGTGAGTAAGAATTATTCAACTTTGGAGGTTGACAGAGTTAGTGGTGAGCGTGGTTCTCGCTATGAAGTTGTAGAAGGAATTTTAAAAGAATTAACTGGAGCAGAGGCTGCTTTAGTAGTCAATAACAATGCAGCAGCAGTCTTATTGATTTTAAGTACTTTAGCTAAAGATAAAGAGGTAATAATTTCAAGGGGGCAATTAGTAGAGATCGGTGGTTCCTTTCGGATTCCAGCTGTAATGGAACAGAGTGGAGCTGAATTAAAAGAGGTAGGATGTACTAATAAGGTTCATTTAACAGATTATCAAGAGGCAATTAGAGAAGAGACTGCCTTGATCTTGAAGGTTCATACTAGTAATTATAAGGTTGTGGGCTTTACTAAAGAAGCAAGCCTTAAAGAATTAGTTAATTTGGCTCACCACTATGATTTACCAGTAATTGAAGATCTAGGCAGTGGTAGCTTAGTAGATTTAAGGCCTTGGGGTTTAAGTTATGAACCTACAGTACAAGAAAGTATTGCAGCTGGAGTTGATATATTAAGCTTTAGTGGTGATAAATTATTAGGAGGTCCACAGGCTGGAATTATTGTTGGAAAGAAGAAATATATCGATCAGATGAAAGAACATCAATTAAATCGAGCCTTAAGAGTAGATAAATTTACCTTGGCTGCCTTAGAAGCTACCTTAGCAGAGTATAGAAATTTAGCAGGAGTGCAGCAAAGGATCCCTACTCTTAAAATGTTGACTATTTCCCTTGAAGAATTAAAGGCAAAAGCAGAAGATTTACTTTTGCTTCTTAGAAATCAGCTTTCTTCTGACTTTAAAGTTGAGTTAAGAAGAGGTAATTCACAAGTTGGGGGAGGGGCTTATCCTACTGAAAGATTAGAAACTTATGTAATTGACTTATCCAGTGAAAAGTATAGTGTTCAAGATTTAGCTCAGAGTTTAAGGCTTAATAATCCTCCTATATTTACTAGAATCTATCAAGATGCACTTATTTTTGATTTGCGGACTATTCAAGAAGAAGACTTTGAGCAGATAGCTAAGGCCTTTGAAGAAATTCTTAGGGAGGAATAA
- a CDS encoding aminotransferase class V-fold PLP-dependent enzyme, which yields MIYLNNAATTWPKPERVYQEIDNFFRNYGTNPSRGGSLGLSIVERKIFGIREKLAALINAQNSARIIFTSGATESLNLGIKGIVKKGDHVITSCLEHNSVLRPLNKLKKDLGIEVSYIDVDEFGTLDPKSVAEAIREDTRLIITSHASNVIGTLVDIKEIAQLARKNNILYMVDAAQTAGVFPIDLEEVEIDLLAMPGHKSLYGPPGIGVLYIREGIELDTLIEGGTGSNSLDPYQPQVIPDRYESGTQNTIGIIGLGSGIDFINQTGLLEIKEHELELTDQLLKGLTAREEVVVYGRKDTVSRAPVVAFNLKGQGAAEVAYLLENKYSIALRAGLHCAPLVHKSLGTLEQGMIRVSFSYFNTKQDVEALLKAIDEILKEIK from the coding sequence GTGATATATTTAAATAATGCAGCTACAACTTGGCCTAAGCCAGAGCGAGTTTATCAAGAGATAGATAATTTCTTTAGAAATTATGGGACAAATCCTAGTAGAGGGGGGAGTTTAGGTCTTTCTATAGTAGAGAGGAAAATATTCGGAATTCGAGAGAAGTTAGCAGCTTTAATTAATGCTCAAAATTCAGCAAGGATTATATTCACCTCTGGGGCAACTGAATCCTTGAATTTAGGGATAAAGGGAATAGTGAAGAAAGGAGATCATGTTATTACTAGTTGCCTTGAACATAATTCAGTTTTACGCCCTTTAAATAAGCTAAAAAAGGATTTGGGGATTGAAGTAAGCTATATTGATGTCGATGAATTTGGAACTTTAGATCCTAAATCAGTTGCAGAAGCAATCAGAGAAGATACTCGTCTGATTATAACTAGCCATGCATCTAATGTAATTGGTACTTTGGTTGATATTAAGGAGATTGCTCAGCTAGCTAGAAAGAATAATATTCTATATATGGTAGATGCAGCCCAGACCGCTGGGGTATTTCCTATTGATCTAGAAGAGGTGGAGATAGATCTGTTAGCAATGCCAGGCCATAAATCTTTGTATGGGCCTCCAGGAATAGGTGTATTATATATTCGAGAAGGAATTGAGTTGGATACTTTAATAGAGGGAGGAACAGGGAGTAATTCCTTAGACCCTTATCAACCTCAAGTAATTCCAGATAGATATGAAAGTGGAACTCAGAATACAATTGGAATTATTGGATTGGGATCAGGGATAGATTTTATTAATCAAACTGGTCTGCTAGAGATTAAAGAGCATGAATTAGAGTTGACTGATCAGTTGCTAAAAGGCTTAACTGCTAGAGAAGAAGTTGTTGTCTATGGCAGAAAAGATACTGTTTCTAGAGCTCCGGTTGTAGCTTTTAACCTTAAGGGACAAGGAGCTGCAGAGGTAGCTTATCTATTAGAAAATAAGTATTCAATTGCTCTGCGGGCTGGACTTCATTGTGCTCCCTTAGTCCACAAATCTTTAGGAACTCTAGAACAGGGGATGATTAGAGTTAGTTTCTCTTATTTCAATACTAAACAGGATGTAGAGGCCCTGTTAAAGGCTATAGATGAAATACTAAAAGAAATTAAGTAA
- the mnmH gene encoding tRNA 2-selenouridine(34) synthase MnmH has protein sequence MKTITYQETLDKDSIAYIDVRTPKEFAESTIPDAINIPIFTNQEHSKIGTIYTQKSPAEARLLAVDLVSPKIPSFIRKIKRLTKEYKDVVVFCARGGMRSESIAVFCKLAGLKVYKLTGGYKSYRHFILDELENYKLQSRLVVLHGFTGVGKTELLYRLEAAGIPIIDLEGLANHRGSAFGSMGLGQPTNPKMFDSLLWEKLQELEDESIIAIEAESKRVGISVVPEFLLEAIANGIHILIQRSLSSRVKLIIDEYKGSYEEDYQSLIDQAVESISAIQKHIIKKTGKKNYERLINLCQDGELEKVVSFILENYYDPLYQYSQDKYDNFELEIQEDNLAKINQRIIDFINQSLN, from the coding sequence ATGAAAACTATAACTTATCAAGAAACATTAGATAAAGATTCCATAGCCTATATCGATGTTAGAACTCCCAAAGAGTTTGCTGAATCTACTATACCAGATGCTATTAATATTCCTATTTTCACTAATCAAGAGCATAGCAAAATAGGAACAATCTATACTCAAAAAAGCCCTGCTGAAGCAAGATTACTGGCAGTTGATCTAGTTTCACCTAAGATTCCTAGTTTTATTAGAAAGATCAAAAGATTAACTAAAGAGTATAAAGATGTAGTTGTTTTCTGTGCCCGAGGTGGAATGAGAAGCGAAAGTATTGCTGTTTTTTGCAAATTGGCTGGCTTAAAAGTCTATAAATTAACTGGAGGCTATAAAAGCTATCGCCATTTTATCTTAGATGAATTAGAAAATTATAAGCTTCAGAGCAGATTAGTAGTACTCCATGGATTTACAGGTGTAGGCAAAACTGAACTACTCTATCGACTAGAAGCAGCTGGAATTCCTATCATTGATCTAGAAGGTTTAGCAAATCATCGTGGGTCTGCTTTTGGTAGCATGGGGCTTGGGCAACCTACCAATCCTAAGATGTTTGATTCATTACTATGGGAGAAGCTACAAGAACTTGAAGACGAAAGTATAATTGCTATAGAAGCCGAAAGTAAAAGGGTCGGTATTTCAGTTGTCCCTGAATTTCTATTAGAGGCTATTGCTAATGGAATTCACATCTTGATTCAAAGATCTCTAAGCAGCAGAGTTAAATTAATTATTGATGAATATAAAGGTAGTTATGAAGAAGATTATCAAAGCCTAATTGATCAAGCTGTAGAATCTATTAGTGCAATCCAAAAACATATTATTAAAAAGACAGGTAAGAAGAATTATGAGAGATTAATTAACCTCTGCCAAGATGGTGAACTAGAAAAGGTAGTCAGCTTCATTCTAGAAAATTACTATGATCCCTTATATCAATATTCTCAAGACAAATACGATAACTTTGAACTAGAAATCCAAGAAGATAATCTAGCTAAAATCAATCAGAGAATAATTGATTTTATAAATCAATCTCTTAATTAA
- a CDS encoding RelA/SpoT domain-containing protein, producing the protein MDFKQKDFLKKYHLSKDDISKAQIDWNTLMEIYHDFNTYRTSYETQADFIANTLRRHEKIHSVKSRVKDPDHLIEKIIRKTPNRKEKYGENFQFSIDNYKEEITDLIGVRAIHIFKDDWEKIHNFISKTWKVIEITANVREGDDTKRFEELNIQIKSRKSGYRSVHYLIEFFPTNQKVITEIQVRTIFEEGYGEIDHQLRYSHQEIPEVLALNLLLLNRIVGSSDEMASFINLLNRNWTKMESEYERIIDLKNKQINELKNNIEEKATITSEDKEELIARLNEITINDNIVGLMGNLIKTSNPRNK; encoded by the coding sequence ATGGACTTTAAGCAAAAAGACTTCTTAAAAAAATATCATCTAAGTAAAGATGATATCAGCAAAGCTCAGATAGATTGGAATACTTTAATGGAGATATATCATGACTTTAATACATATAGAACCAGCTATGAAACCCAGGCTGACTTTATCGCCAATACTCTTAGAAGGCATGAGAAGATACATTCAGTAAAATCTAGAGTCAAAGATCCTGACCATTTAATTGAAAAGATTATTAGAAAGACACCTAATCGAAAGGAGAAGTATGGAGAAAATTTTCAGTTCTCTATTGATAACTATAAAGAGGAGATCACTGATTTAATCGGAGTTAGAGCTATACATATCTTTAAAGATGATTGGGAAAAGATACATAACTTCATCTCAAAGACTTGGAAGGTTATTGAGATAACTGCCAATGTTCGTGAAGGTGACGATACCAAAAGATTTGAAGAGTTAAATATTCAGATTAAATCTAGAAAATCAGGCTATCGCTCGGTACATTATTTGATCGAGTTCTTTCCAACCAATCAGAAGGTTATCACTGAGATTCAAGTTAGGACAATCTTTGAAGAAGGTTATGGTGAAATAGATCATCAACTAAGATATTCCCACCAAGAGATCCCAGAGGTATTAGCCTTGAATCTATTATTGCTTAATCGAATAGTTGGTAGTTCAGATGAGATGGCTTCCTTCATCAATCTACTTAATAGAAACTGGACTAAAATGGAAAGTGAGTATGAACGGATAATAGATTTGAAGAACAAGCAGATCAATGAATTGAAGAATAATATTGAAGAAAAGGCAACTATAACTTCAGAGGATAAAGAAGAACTTATAGCAAGACTTAATGAGATAACTATTAATGATAATATAGTAGGCTTGATGGGAAATTTAATTAAGACATCCAATCCAAGGAATAAGTAA
- a CDS encoding DNA/RNA helicase domain-containing protein: MAFKWYSQSSNINCGGYGSIEDFLDSNLDEYLSALDVFVNSNLEFKVGDPQIELWKNNYDFLSEQFKGLLQLDQSYSKLYIAFEYLFAKENARRADLVLFSKDRVIILDLKRKASYNYDDLERVISYQRDLSNYHQQTREDELKLKSYLVLKQGIKNYGDQAGIKILNQSNFSSELSALNLVPVSEEYVESWLSSKYQSSSNIIESIVKVFKEEKLAEIGSVKGREIRDTIDYLKQIIHYNEVKYKQKNLVFLRGVPGSGKTLAAIKLIHDYNNYKLRKDNNPLAAVYLSKNGSLISILKDKLAEIPGDLKSSLRSVYSYKREHMNNPKVPLENVLIFDDAQRAWDEKRMKSSDSEADVLLKTGHKIYRTKGSATIICLIGAGQAIHTGEEEGIELWQKALSKRGINNWNVYCSAEYEDLFKDAASLTVDQSLSLDYSIRNNLIDTSPWIEALLQGDLRSVSENLARIYEDGLVLRITRDFQKAQDFVKKQETEHKDISYGLLISSKVRDKDVKYKINGGRYYGSFMKPEEVEEWFKGKNKHLNQGASEFACQGLELDYPIVCFGGDYYYNGQEWEIEEGVRRYNASKYKDFSKIVENVYRVLLSRARKGMVIYIPELDRLDKTYEFLVKAGLWEL, encoded by the coding sequence ATGGCTTTTAAATGGTATAGTCAAAGTAGCAATATAAATTGTGGTGGATATGGAAGTATAGAAGATTTTCTAGATAGTAATCTAGATGAGTATCTAAGTGCTTTAGATGTGTTTGTAAATAGCAATTTAGAATTTAAAGTTGGAGATCCACAGATTGAGCTTTGGAAGAATAATTATGACTTTTTAAGTGAGCAATTTAAAGGCTTGCTTCAGCTAGATCAAAGTTATAGCAAGCTATACATAGCCTTTGAATATTTATTTGCCAAGGAGAATGCTAGGAGAGCAGATTTGGTATTATTTTCTAAGGACAGGGTTATTATTTTAGATTTGAAGAGAAAAGCTTCTTATAACTATGATGATCTAGAAAGAGTTATATCATATCAGCGGGATTTGAGTAATTATCATCAACAGACTAGAGAAGATGAGTTAAAGCTTAAGTCTTATCTAGTATTAAAGCAGGGAATAAAGAATTATGGAGATCAAGCTGGGATTAAGATACTAAATCAAAGTAATTTCAGCAGTGAATTAAGTGCTTTAAATTTAGTCCCTGTAAGTGAGGAATATGTAGAGAGCTGGTTAAGCTCTAAGTATCAATCCTCTTCTAATATTATAGAGTCTATTGTTAAAGTATTTAAAGAAGAAAAATTAGCTGAAATTGGAAGTGTTAAAGGAAGAGAGATTAGAGATACAATAGATTATTTAAAGCAGATTATTCATTATAATGAGGTTAAGTATAAGCAGAAGAATTTGGTCTTTCTTAGAGGAGTACCTGGCTCAGGTAAGACTTTGGCTGCTATAAAGTTGATCCATGATTATAATAATTATAAGTTGAGAAAGGATAATAATCCATTAGCAGCAGTTTACTTATCAAAAAATGGAAGCTTAATCAGTATCTTAAAGGATAAATTAGCTGAAATTCCAGGAGACTTAAAATCATCTCTACGAAGTGTTTATAGTTATAAGAGGGAACATATGAATAATCCTAAGGTTCCTTTGGAGAATGTACTAATCTTTGATGATGCCCAAAGAGCTTGGGATGAAAAACGGATGAAGAGCAGTGATTCAGAAGCTGATGTGCTGCTAAAGACTGGCCATAAGATTTATAGAACTAAGGGCAGTGCAACAATAATCTGCTTAATCGGAGCAGGACAAGCTATACATACTGGTGAAGAAGAAGGGATTGAACTATGGCAAAAAGCCTTAAGTAAGAGAGGGATTAATAATTGGAATGTATATTGCTCTGCTGAGTATGAAGACCTCTTTAAAGATGCAGCAAGTCTAACAGTAGATCAGAGCTTAAGTCTTGATTATTCTATTAGAAACAATTTAATAGATACAAGTCCATGGATAGAAGCTCTACTTCAAGGTGATCTTAGGAGTGTAAGTGAGAATTTAGCTAGGATATATGAAGATGGTTTGGTTTTGAGGATAACTAGAGATTTTCAAAAAGCCCAAGATTTTGTCAAAAAGCAGGAGACTGAGCATAAGGATATTAGCTATGGATTGTTGATTTCATCTAAGGTTAGAGATAAGGATGTGAAGTATAAGATAAATGGTGGTCGTTATTATGGAAGTTTTATGAAGCCTGAAGAGGTTGAAGAGTGGTTTAAAGGTAAGAATAAGCATTTAAATCAAGGGGCTTCAGAATTTGCTTGTCAAGGATTGGAGTTAGATTATCCAATAGTCTGCTTTGGAGGTGACTATTATTATAATGGTCAAGAGTGGGAGATAGAAGAGGGAGTTAGAAGGTATAATGCTAGTAAGTATAAAGATTTTTCTAAGATAGTTGAGAATGTCTATCGAGTATTATTGTCAAGAGCTCGTAAGGGGATGGTGATTTATATTCCAGAACTTGATAGATTGGATAAGACTTATGAATTTTTAGTGAAGGCGGGGCTTTGGGAGTTGTAG
- a CDS encoding LysM peptidoglycan-binding domain-containing protein yields the protein MGAYPRPPRRRRCPVGSREYTVRRGDTFFSIARDFNTTVAELRRLNPRINPNRLRPGQVICVPRREPGPPCPPCPRQ from the coding sequence ATGGGTGCTTATCCGCGTCCGCCACGTCGGCGCAGATGTCCTGTAGGGTCAAGAGAATATACAGTTAGACGAGGTGATACTTTCTTTTCAATAGCAAGGGATTTTAATACAACAGTAGCTGAACTAAGGAGATTAAATCCAAGAATCAATCCAAATAGGCTTAGACCTGGTCAAGTTATTTGCGTGCCAAGAAGAGAGCCAGGACCTCCTTGTCCTCCATGTCCACGCCAATAA
- a CDS encoding host-nuclease inhibitor Gam family protein — protein sequence MFEAQSENLLSGIVAEEVSEENQEQFMISDDSKADLALEKLRELTARKKEKEELAEERKLMIDRWLSDETSKIDTKIEYFEDLLAGYARMLKERDPKLKTYSLPFGKLKFRKQKPKWKYEEGKLLRFLKLTGIDVIKVKEKVDRQALKNMVKIVGNKVVHTETGEVIDGVEIEERGEKFSIDI from the coding sequence ATGTTTGAAGCACAAAGTGAAAATCTTTTAAGTGGGATAGTAGCAGAAGAAGTAAGTGAAGAGAATCAAGAGCAATTTATGATTAGTGATGATTCCAAAGCAGACTTGGCCTTGGAAAAGCTAAGAGAGTTAACAGCTAGAAAGAAAGAGAAAGAAGAATTGGCAGAAGAAAGAAAGCTAATGATCGATAGATGGCTGTCAGATGAAACTTCTAAGATTGATACTAAGATAGAATATTTTGAAGATTTACTAGCTGGTTATGCTAGAATGTTGAAGGAAAGAGATCCCAAGCTTAAGACTTATTCACTTCCTTTTGGTAAATTAAAGTTTAGAAAGCAGAAACCCAAGTGGAAGTATGAAGAAGGTAAATTATTGAGATTTTTGAAACTAACAGGTATAGATGTTATTAAAGTGAAAGAAAAGGTCGATAGGCAGGCATTAAAAAATATGGTTAAGATAGTGGGCAATAAAGTGGTTCATACTGAGACAGGAGAAGTTATTGATGGAGTTGAGATTGAAGAAAGAGGTGAGAAATTTAGCATAGATATTTAA
- a CDS encoding ABC transporter permease, which yields MILETFIIAVRSLNSNKLRTLLSMLGIIIGVGAVIAIVSIGTGSQQQITANISDLGSNVININQGWGRRLSSSSSDFTLEMAEYIEKTSPAVKMVMPNLEASGLLISGENDLRATIVGTEAYYQKLNKYYPSRGKFIDQSVIDNASDVIVLGSELVEELYANEDPLGQKIKFNYNGRTFVFTIIGVMEEKGRGIVDDLNDQAYIPMTTYLNKLANSNEVSGFIAQANSSEEATEAVEQIEYFMTKYLGDEDDFRIRSQDQILDTISSVTESMSLMLGGIAAISLVVGGIGIMNIMLVSVTERTSEIGIRKALGAKKKDILTQFLIESLCLSGIGGAIGVGIGYVAAYLISNIGDWPFVVNSSSVVVAFSFSLLIGIFFGIYPAMKAANLAPVDALNYE from the coding sequence ATGATTTTAGAGACCTTTATTATTGCAGTAAGGAGCCTAAATTCTAATAAATTAAGAACATTACTTTCTATGCTAGGGATTATTATTGGAGTTGGGGCAGTAATTGCCATTGTTTCTATCGGAACAGGTAGTCAGCAACAGATTACAGCAAATATTTCTGATTTAGGATCTAATGTAATTAATATTAATCAGGGATGGGGTAGAAGGTTAAGCTCTTCCTCTAGCGACTTCACTTTAGAGATGGCTGAATATATCGAGAAGACAAGTCCAGCAGTTAAAATGGTAATGCCTAACCTTGAAGCATCAGGTTTATTAATTAGTGGTGAGAATGATTTAAGAGCAACTATAGTAGGAACGGAAGCATATTATCAGAAGTTAAATAAATATTATCCTAGCAGAGGAAAGTTTATTGATCAATCAGTTATAGATAATGCTAGTGATGTGATAGTCTTAGGCTCTGAGTTGGTAGAAGAACTATATGCTAATGAAGATCCCTTAGGTCAGAAGATAAAGTTTAATTATAATGGTCGTACTTTTGTCTTTACTATAATTGGGGTAATGGAGGAGAAAGGTAGAGGTATTGTTGATGATTTAAATGATCAAGCCTATATCCCTATGACCACTTATTTAAATAAATTAGCTAATTCTAATGAGGTAAGTGGTTTTATTGCTCAAGCCAATTCTTCTGAAGAGGCCACAGAAGCAGTAGAACAGATAGAGTATTTTATGACTAAATATCTTGGTGATGAAGATGATTTTCGAATTAGAAGTCAAGATCAGATCTTAGATACAATTAGTAGTGTGACAGAATCTATGAGTTTAATGTTAGGAGGAATTGCTGCTATCTCCTTAGTTGTTGGTGGAATTGGGATTATGAATATTATGTTAGTATCGGTGACTGAAAGAACAAGTGAGATTGGTATTCGTAAAGCCTTAGGTGCCAAGAAGAAGGATATCTTAACCCAATTCTTAATTGAATCTCTATGTCTTAGTGGTATTGGTGGTGCTATAGGAGTTGGAATAGGTTATGTAGCTGCCTATTTGATTTCAAACATAGGAGATTGGCCTTTTGTCGTCAACTCATCATCTGTAGTAGTCGCTTTTAGTTTTTCCTTATTAATAGGTATCTTCTTTGGAATTTATCCAGCCATGAAAGCAGCTAATTTAGCACCAGTAGATGCATTGAATTATGAATAG